The Lutibacter profundi genome includes a region encoding these proteins:
- a CDS encoding efflux RND transporter permease subunit, giving the protein MKKIISYFIKFPVAVNIFILAFIGFGLAGALSMKSSFFPLTDSQRISINLTYPGASPEEIEEGIVLKIEDNLKGIVGIDRVTSVSRENSATINIETLKGKNIDVVLSDVKNAVDRVPSFPSGMEPPIIAKIETMRPTISFTISGDNISLATLKQYARTIENDIRSIDGISQINLSGFPDQEIEIAVRENDLQAYNLSFSEVAEAVSKTNLLISGGNIKTDSEDYLIRARNKNYYGNELLNLVVRATPDGNIIRLKDIASVSDTWSENPDRLFFNGKKSIEITINNTNSEDLISSADKVKKYIEKFNQQQENIQINISSDNSITLKQRSDLLLKNAAMGVLLVLFFLALFLNIRLAFWVAAGIPIAFFGMFIFAAQLGVTINVLSLFGMIIVIGILVDDGIVIGENIYHHYEKGKTPIRAAIDGTLEVIPPIVSAILTTIIAFSTFFFLDGRMGDFFSEVSTIVILTLAVSLIEALIILPAHIAHSKALERKEKKRNKINAFFFNINQFAEKWLFYFRDTIYAPYLRFFLKHKALGFSIPITMLILSIGALGGGIVKTSFFPSVASDKISITLKMPQGTNERVTDSIISKIEKAAWEINKEFSKKQTDNQQVIQNIIRRIGPGSANGSLTVNLLPGEARDFSSPKITNAIRNKVGKVYGIESLTFGSGGNFGGSPIAVALLGNNIKELKAAKNELKEILSKNSLLKDISDNDPAGIKEIQIKLKNNAYLLGLNLQTVMSQVRSGFFGLQTQRFQRGQDEIKVWVRFKKEDRSSIKNLNDMWITTPTNKRVPFSEIAKYTIKRGDVVINHLSSKREIQITADMKSPDGSATDILDDIKSNIMPEISSKYPTVSAVYEGQNREMKKTTRSVKKVGLIILALIYIVIAFTFRSYDQPILLIILIPFSLIGIIWGHWIHGFSINILSWLGIIALIGIMVNDGLVLIEKFNGYLKEGMKYDEALIQAATSRFRAILLTSLTTVAGLAPLLLEKSRQAQFLKPMAISISYGIAIATVLTLVMLPLLLAVSNNIKVFIKWLRTGKKVTKEEVERAIVEQKSDNDELY; this is encoded by the coding sequence ATGAAGAAAATTATATCTTACTTTATAAAATTTCCTGTTGCTGTAAATATTTTTATTCTTGCATTTATAGGTTTTGGTTTAGCCGGTGCCTTGTCTATGAAGTCTTCATTTTTTCCTTTAACTGATTCTCAAAGAATATCAATAAATTTAACATATCCTGGAGCCTCACCTGAAGAAATAGAAGAAGGAATTGTATTAAAAATTGAAGATAATTTAAAAGGAATTGTTGGTATTGATCGTGTTACATCTGTTTCAAGAGAAAATTCTGCAACTATTAATATTGAAACGTTGAAAGGTAAAAATATTGACGTAGTTTTATCTGATGTTAAAAATGCTGTAGATAGGGTTCCCTCATTCCCTTCTGGTATGGAACCTCCAATTATTGCTAAAATTGAAACTATGAGACCCACCATAAGTTTTACAATTAGTGGTGATAATATTTCCTTAGCAACATTAAAGCAATATGCTAGAACAATTGAAAATGACATTAGAAGTATTGATGGCATTTCGCAAATTAATCTTTCAGGATTTCCTGACCAAGAAATTGAAATTGCTGTACGTGAAAATGATTTACAAGCTTATAACTTATCCTTTTCAGAAGTAGCTGAAGCTGTTAGTAAAACTAACTTACTCATTTCTGGAGGAAATATAAAAACAGACAGTGAAGATTATTTAATTAGAGCTAGAAATAAAAATTATTACGGCAATGAGTTATTAAACTTAGTTGTTAGAGCTACTCCTGACGGAAATATTATACGTTTGAAAGACATTGCCAGTGTTTCTGATACTTGGTCTGAAAATCCAGATAGATTATTTTTTAACGGAAAAAAATCAATTGAAATAACCATAAACAACACCAATAGTGAAGATTTAATTTCTTCGGCTGATAAGGTTAAGAAATACATAGAAAAATTTAATCAACAACAAGAAAATATTCAGATAAATATTTCCAGTGATAATTCTATTACCTTAAAACAACGTTCAGATTTATTATTGAAAAATGCTGCAATGGGTGTATTGTTGGTTTTGTTTTTCTTAGCTTTATTTTTAAATATTCGATTAGCTTTTTGGGTTGCTGCTGGTATTCCAATAGCCTTTTTTGGAATGTTTATTTTTGCAGCTCAATTAGGCGTTACTATTAATGTACTTTCTTTATTTGGGATGATTATTGTAATAGGAATTCTAGTTGATGATGGTATTGTTATAGGAGAAAATATTTATCACCATTATGAAAAAGGAAAGACCCCTATAAGAGCGGCTATTGATGGTACTTTAGAAGTAATTCCTCCTATTGTTTCAGCTATTTTAACAACAATTATAGCTTTTTCTACATTCTTCTTTTTAGATGGTAGAATGGGTGATTTTTTTAGTGAGGTTTCAACTATAGTAATATTAACTTTAGCTGTGTCATTAATTGAGGCATTAATTATTTTACCTGCACACATTGCACATTCAAAGGCTTTAGAACGAAAAGAGAAAAAAAGAAATAAAATAAATGCCTTCTTTTTTAACATAAATCAATTTGCCGAAAAATGGCTCTTTTATTTTAGAGATACCATTTACGCACCCTATTTAAGGTTTTTCTTAAAACACAAAGCTCTAGGTTTTTCAATTCCAATAACCATGCTTATTCTTAGCATAGGTGCTTTAGGAGGAGGCATTGTAAAAACTTCTTTTTTTCCTTCTGTGGCTAGTGATAAAATATCTATAACCTTAAAAATGCCACAAGGAACAAACGAAAGAGTTACAGATTCTATTATTTCTAAAATAGAAAAAGCTGCTTGGGAGATAAATAAAGAATTCTCTAAAAAACAAACTGATAACCAACAAGTAATTCAAAATATTATTAGGCGTATTGGACCTGGTTCTGCCAATGGAAGTTTAACTGTTAACCTATTACCTGGCGAAGCTCGTGATTTTTCATCTCCTAAAATAACAAACGCTATTCGTAATAAAGTTGGTAAAGTGTATGGTATAGAAAGTTTAACTTTTGGTTCTGGAGGAAATTTTGGGGGTAGCCCTATTGCTGTTGCCTTATTAGGTAATAACATAAAAGAATTGAAAGCAGCAAAAAATGAACTCAAAGAAATATTAAGTAAAAATTCATTATTAAAAGATATTTCTGACAATGATCCTGCAGGAATTAAGGAAATCCAAATTAAATTAAAAAACAACGCTTACTTACTTGGCTTAAATTTACAAACCGTTATGAGCCAAGTAAGATCTGGATTTTTCGGATTACAAACACAGCGATTTCAACGAGGGCAAGATGAAATAAAAGTTTGGGTACGTTTTAAAAAAGAAGATAGGTCTTCAATAAAAAACTTAAATGATATGTGGATTACCACTCCTACTAATAAACGTGTCCCTTTTTCTGAAATAGCCAAATACACTATTAAAAGAGGTGATGTAGTTATCAATCATTTAAGTAGTAAGCGTGAAATACAGATTACTGCAGATATGAAATCTCCTGATGGAAGTGCTACAGATATTTTAGATGATATTAAAAGTAATATTATGCCTGAAATTTCTTCTAAATACCCAACAGTAAGTGCAGTATACGAAGGTCAAAATAGAGAAATGAAAAAAACAACGCGCTCTGTAAAAAAAGTCGGTCTTATTATTCTTGCATTGATTTATATTGTTATAGCCTTTACTTTTAGATCTTATGATCAACCAATTTTATTAATTATACTAATTCCTTTCAGTTTAATTGGGATTATTTGGGGGCACTGGATTCATGGATTCTCAATAAATATTTTATCGTGGTTAGGAATCATTGCTTTAATTGGTATTATGGTAAATGATGGATTAGTACTTATTGAGAAATTTAACGGCTATTTAAAAGAAGGAATGAAATATGATGAAGCCTTAATACAAGCAGCTACTTCAAGATTTAGAGCTATTCTTTTAACTTCTTTAACTACAGTAGCCGGATTAGCCCCATTACTTTTGGAAAAAAGTAGACAAGCTCAATTTTTAAAACCTATGGCAATTTCTATTTCGTATGGTATAGCAATTGCAACTGTATTAACACTGGTAATGCTACCCTTGCTATTGGCTGTATCAAATAATATAAAAGTCTTTATTAAATGGTTGAGAACGGGTAAAAAAGTTACAAAAGAAGAAGTTGAAAGAGCTATTGTTGAACAAAAAAGTGATAACGATGAATTGTATTAA
- a CDS encoding efflux RND transporter periplasmic adaptor subunit has product MRKIISIILAIVLIIGSILFAKYLIKNKKKPKPRVEKVVKTVFTETVNNTSIPLVITSTGNLTAKNKIEIYAEVQGVLEKTAKEFKEGTLFNKGEIIIKINSDEFYANLKAQKSNLFNSITAIMPDIRLDYPSEYTKWQRYLKNFDLNKSLQKLPEITSDKEKFFISGRGITTAYYNVKNLEIKFNKYTLKAPFNGILTESLVNPGTLIRVGQKLGEFIDPSVYEIKVAIKSKFKNLLQIGKQVELNNLEKTKEWVGKVVRINGKVDSNTQTINAFIEVRGKDLKEGQFLEVFLQAKSENNAFEVARNLLIENSKLYIVKDSILDLVTVNPVFENKNTVVIKGLENGTQLLSKPIPGAHSGMLVKIATENKKQ; this is encoded by the coding sequence ATGAGAAAAATAATATCAATAATTTTAGCTATTGTTCTTATAATAGGTTCAATACTATTTGCCAAATATTTAATAAAGAATAAAAAAAAGCCAAAACCTAGAGTTGAAAAAGTTGTAAAAACCGTTTTCACAGAAACGGTAAATAATACATCAATACCATTAGTTATAACTTCCACTGGTAATTTAACTGCAAAAAATAAAATTGAAATTTATGCTGAAGTTCAAGGTGTTTTAGAAAAAACAGCTAAAGAATTTAAAGAAGGTACATTATTTAACAAGGGCGAAATTATTATTAAAATTAATAGTGATGAATTTTATGCAAATTTAAAGGCCCAAAAAAGTAATTTATTCAATAGTATTACTGCTATTATGCCTGATATTAGATTAGATTACCCCTCTGAATATACCAAATGGCAGAGATATCTTAAAAATTTTGATTTAAATAAAAGTTTACAAAAACTTCCTGAAATTACTTCAGATAAAGAAAAGTTTTTCATTTCTGGACGTGGCATTACCACAGCATATTACAATGTAAAAAACTTAGAAATAAAATTCAATAAGTACACTTTGAAAGCCCCATTTAATGGCATTCTAACTGAATCATTAGTAAATCCGGGTACCTTAATAAGGGTTGGACAAAAATTAGGTGAGTTTATAGACCCTTCAGTTTATGAAATAAAAGTTGCAATAAAATCTAAATTTAAAAATTTATTACAAATTGGAAAACAAGTTGAACTAAACAATTTAGAAAAAACTAAAGAATGGGTTGGTAAAGTAGTTCGAATTAATGGCAAAGTAGATTCTAACACACAAACAATTAATGCTTTTATAGAAGTTCGTGGAAAAGACCTTAAAGAAGGTCAATTTTTAGAGGTTTTCTTACAAGCAAAATCTGAAAACAATGCTTTTGAAGTTGCTAGAAATCTTTTGATTGAAAACTCAAAACTATATATTGTTAAAGACTCTATTTTGGATTTGGTAACGGTTAATCCAGTTTTTGAAAATAAAAACACTGTTGTAATAAAAGGTTTGGAAAATGGCACTCAGCTACTTTCAAAACCTATTCCGGGTGCGCATTCAGGAATGTTAGTTAAAATTGCAACTGAAAATAAAAAACAATAA
- a CDS encoding MarR family winged helix-turn-helix transcriptional regulator, giving the protein MHFNNSKSDFNKTLAPWIGRTCKIMNVYISDVFHKNNIQVTKEQWIVLKILHEDADGIIQNDLAFITNRNKASLARLINVLEKNNLVTRIHSKEDSRKKFIFITKKGTQLFLKMKPLMLQSIQILQDGITDNEKKTFIEVMKKIQNNIQKQTI; this is encoded by the coding sequence GTGCATTTTAACAATAGTAAATCCGATTTTAATAAAACTTTAGCTCCTTGGATTGGAAGAACTTGTAAAATTATGAATGTGTATATTTCAGATGTTTTTCATAAAAACAATATACAAGTAACTAAAGAGCAGTGGATTGTATTAAAAATATTACACGAAGATGCTGATGGCATTATTCAAAATGATCTTGCGTTTATAACAAACCGAAATAAAGCTTCATTAGCAAGACTTATAAATGTGTTGGAAAAAAATAATTTAGTAACAAGAATACATTCAAAAGAAGATTCACGTAAAAAATTTATTTTCATCACCAAAAAAGGCACGCAATTATTCCTAAAAATGAAACCTCTTATGCTTCAAAGCATTCAAATTCTTCAAGATGGGATAACCGACAATGAAAAAAAAACATTCATTGAAGTAATGAAAAAAATTCAAAATAACATTCAAAAACAAACAATATAG
- the bshB1 gene encoding bacillithiol biosynthesis deacetylase BshB1, protein MKLDILAIGAHPDDVELGCGATIAKEISLGKKIGVLDLTRGELGTRGSSEIRKKEAAKAAKILGVSIRENLAFADGFFLNDKEHQLKIIKRIRKYKPEIIVCNAIDDRHIDHSKGSKLVSDACFLSGLVKIETFLDGQKQEAWRPKQVYHYIQWKNIEPDFVVDISEFIEVKMNAVKAYDSQFYNPASKEPSSPISSKNFLDSVLYRAQDLGRLVGVDYAEGFTTERYVAVKSLDNLI, encoded by the coding sequence ATGAAGTTAGATATATTAGCAATAGGGGCACATCCTGATGATGTTGAATTAGGTTGTGGAGCAACCATAGCCAAAGAAATTTCTTTAGGTAAAAAAATTGGAGTTTTAGATTTAACTAGAGGTGAATTGGGTACAAGAGGTTCTTCAGAAATAAGAAAAAAAGAAGCTGCCAAAGCAGCAAAAATTTTAGGTGTTTCAATAAGAGAAAACTTAGCTTTTGCAGATGGTTTTTTTCTAAATGATAAAGAGCATCAACTTAAAATTATAAAAAGAATAAGAAAATACAAACCTGAAATTATAGTATGTAACGCTATAGATGATAGGCACATTGATCATTCAAAAGGCAGTAAGCTAGTGTCTGATGCTTGTTTTTTATCGGGTTTAGTGAAAATAGAAACTTTTCTTGATGGTCAAAAGCAGGAAGCTTGGAGGCCAAAACAGGTTTATCATTATATACAATGGAAAAATATAGAACCAGATTTTGTAGTTGATATTTCAGAATTTATTGAAGTTAAAATGAATGCGGTAAAAGCTTACGACTCTCAATTTTACAATCCAGCAAGTAAAGAGCCAAGTTCTCCTATTTCTAGTAAGAACTTTTTAGATAGTGTATTGTATAGAGCACAGGATTTAGGAAGGTTGGTAGGAGTAGACTATGCAGAAGGCTTCACTACAGAACGTTATGTTGCAGTAAAATCTTTAGATAATTTAATATAA
- a CDS encoding tetratricopeptide repeat protein translates to MKNLLYILTFIVTTTVIAQSENSITLEKQKLKQALSYGDDMVAATAMYAIINLEGPQSTYKDSLAYLYFRERNYSSCFLVLNDVLKNKPTNLDLLKMQAVSLESLGAFGKAIEVYKTLLTKTEDNYFAYKLAGLQYALNKFEEAYTSIKKADQLPDNTAVKITFQVNKNYSQDINLKASIAYLQGVIELNLKKDNNAKLSFERAVKLFPDFVLAKGKLESLNTKEKQ, encoded by the coding sequence ATGAAAAATCTACTATATATATTAACGTTTATAGTTACTACAACTGTAATAGCACAATCTGAAAATTCAATAACATTAGAAAAACAAAAATTAAAACAAGCATTATCTTATGGTGATGATATGGTTGCAGCAACTGCAATGTATGCGATTATTAATTTGGAAGGACCACAAAGCACTTATAAAGATAGTTTAGCATATTTGTATTTTAGAGAAAGAAATTATTCATCTTGTTTTTTAGTGCTTAATGATGTTTTAAAAAATAAACCAACTAATTTAGATTTGCTAAAAATGCAAGCTGTATCGTTGGAGTCTTTAGGTGCTTTTGGTAAGGCAATTGAAGTTTATAAAACATTGCTAACTAAAACTGAGGATAATTATTTTGCTTATAAGTTGGCGGGTTTACAATATGCTTTAAACAAGTTTGAAGAAGCGTATACTTCTATAAAAAAGGCAGATCAATTACCAGATAATACAGCTGTGAAGATTACTTTCCAAGTAAATAAAAATTACAGTCAGGATATTAATTTAAAAGCTTCTATTGCATATTTGCAAGGTGTTATTGAATTAAATTTGAAAAAGGATAATAATGCTAAACTCAGTTTTGAACGTGCTGTAAAATTATTTCCAGATTTTGTATTGGCTAAAGGGAAATTAGAGTCTTTAAATACAAAGGAAAAACAATAA
- the uvrA gene encoding excinuclease ABC subunit UvrA: MTKNIAALNSKEYILIKGAKLHNLKNIDVAIPRNKLVVITGLSGSGKSSLAFDTLFAEGQRRYVESLSSYARQFLGRLHKPKVDYIKGIAPAIAIEQKVNSTNPRSTVGTSTEIYDYLKLLFARIGKTFSPISGNEVKKHTVSDVLNYIKTLDINTKLLLLSPVHIPQERNVLQTLKILAQQGYSRIKYNGKIIRIEEVTTEIKHDFYLVIDRVIVKNNEDFYNRLADSIQTTFFEGKGECIIEDAKNQHQISFNNNFELDGIQFLEPNTHLFSFNNPYGACPTCEGYGNVIGIDENLVIPNTSLSIYQDAILPWRSDSFKKYKDNLVTNAYNFDIPIHKPWFELTSKQKQLVWNGNNSFKGLHSFFKHLESKSYKIQYRVMLSRYRGKTKCTVCNGKRLRHETNNIKINNKNISDLVDLPLDELIYFFKNIQLTKNEQNIAKRLLVEINNRLQFLNDVGLSYLTLNRTSNTLSGGESQRINLATSLGSSLVGSMYILDEPSIGLHPKDTERLIKVLKNLRDLGNTVIVVEHDEDIMKAADLIIDIGPEAGTFGGEIVAEGTFQQILKSKSLTAQYLNNKLQIEIPKQRRKFNKSIEIVGARENNLKNINVSFPLNCLTVVTGVSGSGKSTLVSKILYPAIQKKIGGYGEKIGQFTELKGDTSTIEHIEFINQNPIGRSSRSNPVTYIKAYDDIRALFASEKLSKIRNYQPKHFSFNVEGGRCEVCKGEGEVTIEMQFMADVHLECESCKGKRFKKEVLEVKFHNKSINDILNSTIDDAITFFLEHKETKIVKKLKPLQDVGLGYVTLGQSSSTLSGGEAQRIKLASFLVKGTRQSKSLFIFDEPTTGLHFHDINKLLNSFQALIKNGHSIIVVEHNIELIKCADYIIDLGKDGGKKGGQLIFQGTPEELIKCKNSYTASYLTQKLL; this comes from the coding sequence ATGACTAAAAATATAGCCGCATTAAATTCAAAAGAATACATACTTATTAAGGGAGCCAAACTTCATAATCTAAAAAATATTGATGTTGCAATTCCAAGAAATAAATTAGTGGTAATTACAGGGCTTTCTGGCTCTGGAAAATCTAGTTTAGCTTTTGACACTTTGTTTGCTGAAGGGCAGCGAAGATATGTTGAAAGTTTATCATCCTATGCCAGACAGTTTTTAGGAAGACTTCACAAACCAAAAGTAGATTATATAAAAGGCATTGCTCCTGCCATTGCTATTGAGCAAAAAGTAAATTCAACCAATCCTCGCTCTACGGTTGGTACTTCTACTGAAATATATGATTATTTAAAACTATTATTTGCTAGAATTGGTAAAACGTTTTCTCCTATTTCAGGAAATGAAGTAAAAAAACACACTGTTTCTGATGTACTTAATTATATAAAAACATTAGATATAAATACGAAGCTATTACTACTTTCTCCTGTTCATATTCCTCAAGAAAGAAACGTACTTCAAACATTAAAAATATTAGCACAACAAGGATATTCAAGAATAAAATACAATGGTAAAATTATTCGAATTGAAGAGGTAACTACTGAAATTAAACACGATTTCTATTTAGTTATAGATAGAGTTATTGTAAAAAATAATGAAGATTTTTACAATAGGTTAGCTGATTCCATCCAAACAACTTTTTTTGAAGGAAAAGGAGAATGTATTATTGAAGATGCTAAAAACCAACATCAAATTTCATTTAACAATAATTTTGAATTAGATGGTATTCAGTTTTTAGAACCTAACACTCATTTATTTAGTTTCAATAATCCGTACGGTGCTTGTCCAACCTGTGAAGGCTACGGAAATGTTATTGGTATTGATGAAAATTTAGTAATACCTAACACTTCATTATCCATTTACCAAGATGCTATATTACCTTGGAGGTCAGATTCTTTTAAGAAATACAAAGACAATCTTGTAACCAATGCTTACAATTTTGACATTCCTATCCACAAACCTTGGTTTGAACTCACAAGCAAGCAAAAACAACTAGTTTGGAATGGAAATAACTCATTTAAAGGATTGCATTCTTTCTTCAAACATTTAGAATCCAAAAGTTATAAAATTCAATATCGAGTTATGCTTTCCCGCTATCGAGGTAAAACAAAATGTACAGTTTGTAACGGGAAACGATTAAGACACGAAACTAATAATATTAAAATTAACAATAAAAATATAAGTGATTTAGTTGATTTACCTCTTGATGAACTAATCTATTTTTTTAAAAACATACAACTAACTAAAAATGAACAAAACATAGCAAAACGTTTGTTAGTTGAAATTAATAACAGGTTACAGTTTTTAAACGATGTAGGGTTAAGTTACCTAACTTTAAACCGAACCTCTAACACACTTTCAGGCGGTGAAAGTCAACGAATTAATTTAGCAACATCTTTGGGTAGTAGTTTAGTTGGCTCTATGTATATTTTAGACGAACCGAGTATTGGTTTACACCCAAAAGATACAGAACGTTTAATAAAAGTATTAAAAAACCTACGAGATTTAGGCAATACCGTAATTGTAGTTGAGCACGATGAAGATATTATGAAAGCTGCTGATCTAATTATTGATATTGGCCCAGAAGCAGGTACTTTTGGTGGTGAAATTGTAGCGGAAGGAACATTTCAACAAATATTAAAATCAAAGTCATTAACAGCGCAATATTTAAATAATAAATTACAAATTGAAATTCCAAAACAACGAAGGAAATTTAATAAAAGTATTGAAATTGTTGGAGCCCGTGAAAACAATTTAAAAAATATAAATGTTTCTTTTCCTTTAAATTGTTTAACCGTTGTAACAGGTGTTTCGGGTAGTGGAAAAAGCACTTTAGTCAGTAAAATTTTATATCCAGCCATTCAAAAGAAAATTGGTGGCTATGGAGAAAAAATTGGACAGTTTACTGAACTAAAAGGAGATACTTCAACCATTGAACATATTGAATTTATAAACCAAAATCCAATTGGCCGTTCAAGCAGGTCAAACCCTGTTACTTATATAAAAGCGTACGATGATATTAGAGCGCTCTTTGCTTCAGAAAAGTTATCTAAAATACGAAATTATCAACCAAAACATTTTTCATTCAATGTAGAAGGTGGTAGATGTGAGGTTTGTAAAGGTGAAGGCGAAGTTACTATTGAAATGCAATTTATGGCAGATGTGCATTTAGAATGTGAAAGTTGCAAAGGAAAACGATTTAAAAAAGAGGTTTTAGAAGTTAAATTTCACAATAAATCAATAAACGATATTTTAAATAGCACTATTGATGATGCCATTACTTTTTTCTTAGAACATAAAGAAACTAAAATTGTAAAAAAATTAAAACCTTTACAAGATGTTGGCTTGGGCTATGTTACTTTAGGGCAATCATCATCTACATTATCAGGTGGCGAGGCACAACGTATAAAATTAGCTTCCTTTTTGGTAAAAGGCACAAGACAAAGTAAATCTCTATTTATTTTTGATGAACCAACTACAGGGCTTCATTTTCATGATATTAATAAACTATTAAATTCTTTTCAAGCATTAATTAAAAATGGACATTCAATTATTGTTGTTGAACATAATATTGAATTAATTAAGTGTGCTGATTATATTATTGACTTAGGTAAAGATGGAGGTAAAAAAGGAGGGCAACTTATTTTTCAAGGTACTCCTGAAGAGCTTATAAAATGTAAAAATTCTTATACAGCCTCTTATTTAACTCAAAAACTTCTTTAA
- a CDS encoding sigma-70 family RNA polymerase sigma factor, producing MESTIKSDGLLVSSYIQGNEKSLEILIVRHKQRIFSFILSKIQDREISEDIFQDTFIKVINTLKRGKYNEEGKFLPWVMRIAHNLIIDHFRRNKRIPKFNNTDDFDIFDVLSDDTLSAENQIIKSQILEDVRSLIEELPDDQKEVLLMRMYKDMSFKEIAENTAVSINTALGRMRYALINLRKLIEKHHIVLVN from the coding sequence ATGGAGAGTACAATTAAGAGTGATGGCTTATTAGTTAGCAGTTACATTCAAGGAAATGAAAAATCTTTAGAGATTTTAATAGTTCGTCATAAGCAGCGAATTTTCAGTTTTATTTTATCGAAAATTCAAGATAGAGAAATTTCAGAAGATATTTTTCAGGATACTTTTATTAAAGTTATAAATACTTTAAAAAGAGGTAAATACAATGAAGAAGGTAAATTTTTACCCTGGGTTATGCGTATAGCACATAATTTAATTATTGATCATTTTAGACGTAATAAAAGAATACCAAAATTTAATAATACGGATGATTTTGATATTTTTGATGTGCTAAGTGATGACACACTATCTGCTGAGAATCAAATTATTAAAAGCCAAATTTTGGAGGATGTTAGATCTTTAATTGAAGAATTACCTGATGACCAAAAAGAAGTTTTATTGATGCGAATGTATAAGGATATGAGTTTTAAAGAAATAGCCGAAAATACAGCTGTAAGTATTAATACTGCATTGGGAAGAATGCGTTATGCTTTAATTAATTTAAGAAAGTTGATAGAAAAACACCATATTGTTTTGGTGAATTAA
- a CDS encoding endonuclease III domain-containing protein has product MTKQERVDFVIHTLEKLYPEVPIPLKHKDPYTLLIAVLLSAQSTDARVNTITPLLFKKADNPYDMVKLSVEEIKEIIRPVGLSPMKSKGIYGLSKILIEKHNGKVPQSFEYLEELPAVGHKTASVVMSQAFGVPAFPVDTHIHRLMYRWNLTNGKNVVQTEKDAKRLFPKNLWNKLHLQIIYYGREYSPARGWNLEKDVITKKIGRKSILK; this is encoded by the coding sequence ATGACCAAACAAGAAAGAGTTGATTTTGTGATACATACTTTAGAAAAGTTATATCCAGAAGTGCCTATTCCATTAAAACATAAAGATCCATACACCTTACTAATAGCAGTCCTATTATCTGCTCAAAGTACTGATGCTAGGGTAAATACAATTACTCCTCTACTGTTTAAAAAAGCCGATAATCCATATGATATGGTAAAGCTCTCTGTAGAAGAAATTAAAGAAATTATTAGACCCGTAGGCTTGTCACCTATGAAATCAAAAGGAATTTATGGCTTGTCAAAAATTTTAATAGAAAAGCACAATGGAAAAGTTCCTCAAAGTTTTGAGTATTTAGAAGAATTACCAGCAGTAGGGCATAAAACAGCAAGTGTTGTTATGAGCCAAGCCTTTGGCGTACCCGCTTTTCCTGTTGATACACATATACATAGATTAATGTATAGATGGAACTTAACCAATGGTAAAAATGTTGTTCAAACTGAAAAAGATGCTAAAAGACTATTTCCTAAAAACTTATGGAATAAACTACACTTACAAATCATTTACTACGGACGAGAATATTCTCCTGCAAGAGGATGGAATTTAGAGAAAGATGTTATTACAAAAAAAATAGGTAGAAAATCTATCTTAAAATAA
- the bcp gene encoding thioredoxin-dependent thiol peroxidase: protein MTTLKVGDKAPNFEALDESGNSIKLSDFKGKKLVLFFYPKASTPGCTMEACNLRDNYQTFLSKGYEVLGVSADSAKRQQNFIAKNELPYHLLVDEDKKVINAFGVWGPKKFMGREYDGIHRTTFVIDEEGIIEDIISKVKTKEHTKQILK from the coding sequence ATGACAACATTAAAAGTAGGTGATAAGGCACCAAATTTTGAGGCACTTGATGAATCTGGAAATTCAATAAAACTTTCTGATTTTAAAGGAAAAAAATTAGTTTTATTCTTTTACCCAAAAGCAAGTACGCCTGGATGTACTATGGAAGCTTGTAATTTGAGAGACAACTATCAAACTTTCTTATCAAAAGGATACGAAGTCCTAGGCGTGAGTGCAGATTCAGCTAAACGGCAGCAAAATTTTATAGCTAAAAATGAATTGCCTTACCATTTATTGGTTGATGAAGATAAAAAGGTTATTAATGCTTTTGGTGTTTGGGGACCTAAAAAATTTATGGGACGAGAATATGATGGAATTCATAGAACTACATTTGTAATTGATGAAGAGGGTATTATAGAGGATATAATTTCAAAAGTAAAAACCAAAGAGCACACTAAGCAAATTTTAAAGTAA